A genomic stretch from Ureibacillus composti includes:
- a CDS encoding LCP family protein gives MRRSEKSQKKRSKLSFTLKVILMLAASLLICVSAYGIYITKKAEKAANNSYEELGDRSISDLREAKVEPITDNISVLFIGVDDSEKRGQGAENSRSDALVLATLNNKSKTVKLVSIPRDSNVYIPYVGYNDKITHAHAYGGTLATIETVENLFDVPVDYYVRMNFEAFIDVIDALGGITVDVNIPHAFTEKDEFDKYTVELTPGPDQHLNGSQALALARTRKIDSDIERGKRQQDIIKAMAKEAASIKSITKYGDVIDAVGNNMKTDMTFDEMKALFSYLLNGIPQIDTLQLVGYDDWTTGTYYYTLDEESLKETQSILQSHLGLIPDTSNISGTTNDTGVTENTQGYEYDNE, from the coding sequence ATGAGAAGATCAGAAAAGAGCCAGAAGAAAAGGTCCAAGCTATCTTTTACTTTAAAAGTAATACTAATGCTGGCCGCCTCACTTTTAATATGCGTATCAGCTTATGGCATTTATATAACTAAAAAAGCGGAGAAAGCCGCTAACAATTCCTATGAAGAACTTGGAGATCGATCCATTTCTGATTTACGTGAAGCAAAAGTTGAACCCATTACAGATAATATCTCGGTTCTATTTATCGGGGTTGATGATAGTGAAAAACGTGGCCAAGGCGCAGAAAATTCACGTTCCGATGCATTAGTGTTGGCAACGTTAAATAACAAGTCTAAAACGGTTAAATTAGTAAGTATTCCACGTGACTCAAATGTTTACATCCCATACGTAGGATATAATGATAAAATCACTCATGCACACGCATACGGTGGAACTTTAGCCACAATCGAAACAGTGGAAAATTTATTCGATGTTCCCGTTGATTACTACGTACGAATGAATTTCGAAGCATTTATCGATGTAATTGATGCATTAGGCGGAATCACAGTTGATGTAAATATCCCGCATGCGTTTACAGAAAAAGATGAATTTGACAAATACACAGTAGAACTAACACCTGGACCAGACCAACATTTAAATGGTAGTCAAGCTTTAGCTTTAGCTCGTACACGTAAAATTGATAGTGATATCGAACGCGGTAAACGCCAACAAGATATCATTAAAGCGATGGCAAAAGAAGCAGCTTCTATTAAATCCATTACAAAATACGGTGATGTGATTGATGCAGTTGGCAATAACATGAAAACAGACATGACATTTGATGAAATGAAAGCCTTATTCAGCTATTTATTAAATGGCATTCCACAAATCGACACTCTTCAATTAGTTGGATACGATGACTGGACAACAGGCACTTACTATTATACATTAGATGAAGAATCACTTAAAGAAACACAATCAATTCTACAAAGTCATCTAGGATTAATCCCAGATACGTCAAACATTTCTGGCACAACAAACGATACAGGCGTAACTGAGAATACACAAGGTTACGAATACGACAATGAATAG
- a CDS encoding YigZ family protein produces the protein MRNDYKTVKGYGESEIVLSKSRFITYVDRAETEEEALNFINKIKKMHPNATHNCSCYMIGEHDNIQKANDDGEPSGTAGVPMLEVLKKQGLKDTVVVVTRYFGGIKLGGGGLIRAYGKATTEGISAAQVVERKLHHIMKVSIDYTWLGKVENEIRSSSYTLQEIQYAEDVEVFVNVLKAEEEAFVQWMTELTNGQAKVDCVDQLFVEFVIS, from the coding sequence ATGCGGAATGACTATAAGACAGTAAAAGGATATGGAGAAAGCGAAATTGTATTATCAAAATCTCGTTTTATTACATATGTTGATCGTGCTGAAACTGAAGAAGAAGCACTTAATTTTATCAATAAAATCAAAAAAATGCATCCAAATGCAACACATAATTGTTCTTGCTACATGATTGGTGAACATGACAATATCCAAAAAGCCAATGATGACGGGGAACCAAGTGGTACCGCTGGCGTCCCTATGTTAGAAGTCCTAAAAAAACAGGGATTGAAAGATACTGTTGTTGTCGTGACACGTTACTTCGGTGGAATAAAACTCGGCGGTGGCGGTCTTATTCGTGCATATGGTAAAGCAACAACTGAAGGCATTAGTGCTGCACAGGTTGTAGAGCGAAAATTGCACCATATCATGAAAGTATCCATTGATTATACATGGCTTGGAAAAGTGGAAAATGAAATTCGCAGTTCTTCTTACACATTACAAGAAATCCAATATGCAGAAGATGTCGAAGTTTTTGTAAATGTTTTAAAAGCTGAAGAAGAAGCTTTCGTGCAATGGATGACTGAGCTAACCAATGGACAAGCCAAAGTAGACTGTGTCGATCAACTATTTGTTGAATTTGTAATATCGTAA
- a CDS encoding sensor histidine kinase has translation MFQDQKFDISSLDFIFNRMIDSITNSKNDIFVIGEQSRNNFDEMMKELELIKTQLKIVIDESDLLEQQTKLAKQRLVEVSKYFNKYTETQVREAYETANHFQIKLSLSKAEEKRLRERRDDLERRLKTLYDTIERADHIVNQVNVVLNYLTTDLKNLSSVLEKAKMKTELGIKIIAAQEKERKRVSREIHDGPAQMMANVLMRTDLIDRTYRDKGIDAAMKEIADLKVTVRNALSEVRRIIYDLRPMALDDLGIVPTLKKYLSTTMEYNPGVDIHFQTNNGEKRLPSDYEVSIFRLVQESVNNAIKHGKSKDVWVRLEWLPKLLNVSVRDNGQGFDKCKVREQSFGILGMKERIDLLKGKMEIQSEVGKGTSVLFKIPLSEGLPMIKNNEIQKLKQKG, from the coding sequence ATGTTTCAAGATCAGAAATTCGATATAAGTTCATTGGACTTCATTTTTAACCGAATGATTGATTCCATTACGAATTCAAAAAATGATATTTTTGTGATTGGTGAACAAAGTCGAAATAACTTCGATGAAATGATGAAGGAACTCGAGTTAATTAAAACACAATTAAAAATCGTTATAGATGAAAGTGATTTATTAGAACAGCAAACCAAATTGGCTAAGCAGCGTCTAGTAGAAGTAAGTAAATACTTTAATAAGTATACTGAAACTCAAGTACGTGAAGCATATGAAACGGCCAATCATTTCCAAATCAAATTATCTTTATCAAAAGCAGAAGAAAAAAGACTTCGTGAAAGACGAGACGATTTAGAACGCCGTTTAAAAACATTATACGATACGATTGAGCGAGCTGACCATATCGTTAATCAAGTAAATGTTGTGTTAAATTATTTAACAACTGATTTAAAGAATCTAAGTTCCGTATTAGAAAAGGCTAAAATGAAAACAGAATTGGGCATTAAAATTATCGCTGCTCAAGAAAAAGAAAGAAAACGCGTATCTCGTGAAATTCACGATGGACCAGCTCAAATGATGGCCAATGTTTTAATGCGTACAGACTTAATTGACCGAACATATCGCGACAAAGGCATAGATGCAGCAATGAAGGAAATTGCAGATTTGAAAGTAACCGTTCGTAATGCTTTATCGGAAGTGCGCAGAATTATCTATGATTTACGTCCAATGGCACTCGATGATTTAGGAATAGTTCCGACTTTGAAAAAGTATTTATCAACGACAATGGAGTATAACCCTGGTGTTGACATACATTTTCAAACCAATAATGGGGAAAAGCGACTTCCTTCTGATTATGAAGTGTCGATCTTCCGATTAGTTCAAGAGAGTGTTAATAATGCCATTAAACACGGAAAGTCAAAAGATGTTTGGGTAAGACTTGAGTGGCTTCCAAAGTTGCTCAACGTAAGTGTGAGAGATAATGGTCAAGGCTTTGATAAATGTAAAGTAAGAGAACAATCATTCGGAATTCTTGGTATGAAAGAACGCATTGACCTACTAAAAGGAAAGATGGAAATTCAAAGTGAAGTTGGTAAAGGTACTTCCGTACTGTTTAAAATTCCACTTTCTGAAGGTCTTCCAATGATCAAAAATAATGAGATTCAAAAGCTCAAGCAAAAGGGGTAG
- a CDS encoding response regulator transcription factor, with the protein MTKIIIIDDHQLFREGVKRILDFEETFEVVAEGDDGTDSLKLYRENLPDVVLMDINMPGKNGVEATADLLVEFPEAKVIMLSIHDDESYVTHALKSGALGYMLKEMDADEIVEAIKVVANGGSYLHPKVTKNLVAEFRRLSEHENKGNFHQTEIRRPFHLLTKRECEVLQLLTDGQSNRAIGETLFISEKTVKNHVSSILQKMNVNDRTQAVVTAIKNGWVEVR; encoded by the coding sequence ATGACGAAAATTATTATTATAGATGACCACCAATTATTCCGTGAAGGTGTAAAACGTATATTAGATTTTGAAGAAACATTTGAAGTAGTGGCAGAAGGTGATGACGGTACAGATAGTCTAAAGTTATATCGTGAAAACTTACCAGATGTAGTGTTAATGGACATCAATATGCCAGGGAAAAATGGTGTTGAAGCAACTGCTGATTTACTTGTAGAATTCCCTGAAGCAAAAGTGATTATGCTATCCATCCATGATGATGAATCATATGTAACTCATGCATTAAAATCAGGTGCATTAGGCTACATGCTAAAAGAAATGGATGCTGACGAAATCGTTGAAGCTATTAAAGTTGTGGCAAACGGTGGCTCATACTTACATCCGAAAGTAACAAAAAACTTAGTGGCTGAATTCCGTCGCTTAAGCGAACATGAAAATAAAGGCAATTTCCATCAAACAGAAATTCGTCGTCCATTCCATTTACTAACAAAACGTGAATGTGAAGTTCTACAATTACTAACTGATGGACAATCAAACCGTGCAATTGGTGAAACTTTATTCATCTCTGAAAAAACGGTTAAAAACCACGTTTCAAGCATTTTACAAAAAATGAACGTAAACGACCGTACACAAGCCGTTGTTACAGCAATCAAAAACGGCTGGGTTGAAGTGCGTTAA
- a CDS encoding nuclear transport factor 2 family protein gives MKNWLIAVMAVIAMLTLAACGDKKEEVLDPAETKEIIDEGTVGFEVLGDKVEEVTDIPKEDKKAILAAFDEYIASFNAKDINRYTNTLSKDPQGFDYEEDISIAKNAFADYDIERVASDVTIVKYTKEQAQVYANLVINMNELESDAKLESSGRQVTVFAKEDDAWKVTSVYYIGNDS, from the coding sequence ATGAAAAATTGGTTAATAGCAGTAATGGCTGTCATAGCTATGCTTACGCTAGCAGCTTGTGGCGATAAAAAAGAAGAAGTACTAGATCCAGCTGAAACAAAAGAAATTATTGACGAGGGTACTGTAGGTTTTGAGGTACTTGGAGATAAAGTAGAAGAAGTAACTGATATACCAAAAGAAGACAAGAAGGCAATACTCGCAGCTTTTGATGAATATATTGCTTCATTCAATGCGAAAGATATTAATCGATACACAAATACGTTATCAAAAGATCCACAAGGGTTTGACTATGAAGAAGACATTTCTATCGCAAAAAATGCATTTGCAGATTACGATATTGAACGAGTCGCATCAGATGTAACCATTGTGAAATATACTAAAGAACAAGCCCAAGTCTATGCAAATCTCGTTATTAATATGAATGAGCTAGAATCTGACGCAAAATTAGAAAGTAGTGGCCGACAAGTGACGGTATTTGCCAAAGAAGACGACGCTTGGAAAGTAACAAGTGTTTATTATATTGGGAATGATTCATAA
- a CDS encoding DegV family protein, with protein MSIAVVTDSTAYLTPEERTRYNIRMIPLSVNLEDGSYEEEVEITASEFYDKVRGAKTFPKTTQPPVGKFVQLFEELAKDYDEVISIHLSSGISGTYQGAVQAGDMVEGIKVHTFDSEISCAPQGYYAVKAAQMAQEGASAQEILAELEEMKKSMDAYFIVDDLSHLQRGGRLSSAAALVGGLLQVKPILNFENKVIVPFEKIRTKKKALRRVEELLAKEAAKYDQLQATIIHANCESEAREWMAQLSSAYPNVHFNISYFGPVIGTHLGEGALGLGWVKVD; from the coding sequence ATGAGTATTGCAGTCGTAACCGATAGTACAGCATATTTAACACCGGAAGAACGCACACGCTACAACATTCGAATGATTCCTTTAAGTGTCAATTTAGAAGATGGAAGTTATGAGGAAGAAGTTGAAATTACTGCTTCTGAGTTTTACGATAAAGTCCGCGGAGCAAAGACGTTCCCCAAAACTACGCAACCACCAGTTGGGAAGTTTGTACAACTTTTCGAGGAGCTCGCTAAAGACTATGATGAAGTGATCTCGATCCATTTATCAAGTGGCATCAGTGGGACATACCAAGGAGCTGTACAAGCAGGTGACATGGTCGAAGGCATAAAAGTACACACATTCGACAGTGAAATCTCTTGTGCACCTCAAGGATACTATGCAGTAAAGGCTGCACAGATGGCTCAAGAAGGTGCATCCGCTCAGGAAATTTTAGCCGAACTTGAAGAAATGAAAAAATCAATGGACGCATACTTTATTGTCGATGATTTATCCCATCTACAACGCGGTGGTAGATTATCATCAGCTGCGGCACTAGTTGGTGGCTTATTGCAAGTGAAGCCAATACTAAATTTTGAGAATAAAGTCATCGTCCCGTTTGAAAAAATTCGTACGAAGAAAAAAGCCTTACGCCGTGTTGAAGAATTGCTTGCTAAAGAAGCAGCGAAGTATGACCAACTTCAAGCAACCATCATTCACGCAAACTGTGAAAGTGAAGCGAGAGAATGGATGGCACAATTATCCTCAGCTTATCCGAATGTACACTTTAACATCAGCTACTTCGGCCCTGTTATCGGAACCCATTTAGGTGAGGGAGCACTTGGTTTAGGCTGGGTGAAGGTGGATTAA